In Anoplopoma fimbria isolate UVic2021 breed Golden Eagle Sablefish chromosome 22, Afim_UVic_2022, whole genome shotgun sequence, a genomic segment contains:
- the sumo1 gene encoding small ubiquitin-related modifier 1: MSDTETKPSSQDGGDKKDGEYIKLKVIGQDSSEIHFKVKMTTHLKKLKESYSQRQGVPASTLRFLFEGQRIADNQTPKELGMEDEDVIEVYQEQTGGLWND; encoded by the exons ATGTCAGACACG GAGACGAAACCATCCAGCCAAGACGGGGGAGACAAGAAGGATGGAGAGTACATCAAGTTAAAAGTGATtggacag GACAGCAGCGAAATCCACTTTAAGGTTAAAATGACGACACATCTGAAGAAGCTGAAGGAGTCTTACAGCCAGAGACAG gGGGTTCCAGCAAGCACGCTAAGGTTTCTGTTTGAAGGACAGAGAATCGCAGACAACCAAACTCCGAAAGAG CTGGGTATGGAGGACGAGGACGTCATCGAGGTCTATCAAGAACAGACTGGTGGACTTTGGAACGATTAA
- the LOC129111526 gene encoding claudin-34-like — MTYLAHTAHAQLAALWLACVGWTLTAVALGLIQWRVWLVSDREVISSGVAWVGVWRACFNSHTHVSPGFRVMHCRYISLTEAFTPPEIAAGQVLMLLSVLVGLSGNAGGVYALKNIYFGTGKSSLIRLPFFISGALCLLAAVMSLIPLLWNLISVVANHTIEFPPEFKMPPAPDSQRVGSGIGVGMVGTVLMIVSGIMFCMYRSPVRSRQLDASVPAQSVTESRRAGGEDNPAFESQEHL; from the coding sequence ATGACCTACCTGGCTCACACCGCCCATGCTCAGCTCGCCGCCCTCTGGCTGGCCTGCGTGGGCTGGACTCTCACCGCCGTGGCGCTCGGACTCATCCAGTGGAGGGTCTGGCTGGTCTCTGACAGGGAGGTCATCAGCTCCGGGGTGGCCTGGGTGGGCGTCTGGCGGGCCTGCTTCAACAGCCACACCCATGTGAGCCCTGGCTTTAGGGTCATGCACTGCAGGTACATCAGCCTGACGGAGGCCTTCACGCCGCCGGAGATCGCGGCGGGTCAGGTTCTCATGCTCCTGTCTGTGCTGGTGGGGCTCAGTGGGAACGCTGGCGGCGTTTACGCCCTGAAGAACATCTACTTTGGGACGGGGAAGAGCTCCCTAATCCGCTTGCCGTTCTTCATCTCCGGCGCTCTGTGCCTGTTGGCCGCCGTGATGTCACTCATACCTCTCCTGTGGAACCTGATCTCAGTGGTGGCCAATCACACCATCGAGTTCCCCCCCGAGTTTAAAATGCCCCCGGCTCCAGATTCCCAACGTGTTGggtctggcatcggggtggggATGGTGGGGACGGTCCTCATGATCGTGTCTGGGATTATGTTCTGTATGTACAGGTCACCAGTGAGGTCACGGCAGCTGGACGCCTCAGTACCTGCACAGTCAGTGACTGAGAGCAGGCGGGCCGGGGGGGAAGATAACCCGGCGTTTGAGTCTCAGGAACACTTGTGA
- the LOC129111504 gene encoding protein Shroom2-like isoform X1, with the protein MVSVSGVPLSGSRQEAICLVKSSHKTLTLVVRRKNDPNSRPHSWHSSKLTEEESESARRDATTASAWQPKHDARPKESNEGDQNSQCQLTSRLSSGNNMEKLERPSHPFPPGRLSPNKYISSAEPLCGPGGKRDSAFSCFSITSSPPVHDHRTSVRKGTSTENIFFKGPQQADRPRYPQPTLGTGGWEGSRGEEQTASRVSVAGRPSVGPVWQVPEKKSQSPPPPPPPLRSDSFAATKVFPYPEGPSGPAKTHGRSFEKLTENHLRSQPEKPSQARCSFNPLPAKDFLHPDTAADHNHNQLHANKLFSLSSNDVRQSHYTQLPAHQRQHSDESPFSVQTRSAPPTKIQSVGSYYRSLQDLPTNIFSRKHVRHSTASMASSLANPNQENGGHNRYYGLVTKHVVQTAELHVRHGKAEVRRGETEKPQRVNSNEPGFPSTLKTNGKTKYPLPQSQLPYGDVKERSGHSHPGNGLHYDRQTSELSNQSRGLEDAAKRGEGHVNDPKRHVTTHHGNEHKVGLSRHKDPWVPQEDHRISPLKTPLLHSLAQESRSLAARQPAATTTVSTQDAGDTVAANSGKTNRRSDRYATTLRNEIQQKRAQLQKSRSAATLTCDEEAEEWRATKTSMSSGVSSSNTYKDHLKEAQARVLQATSFQRRDLEPLGPEAPVVKTSNGRIRGRKRFPLAKRMHSFSEPDKINKVGVEGEPQTGSFGERRKFFEAKPAFSRPVLKSSQGANLNVELGEMGKPKERTPFAEEEAHPSADPTHLSPGHKQVLVDQQRLGTFAEYQATWNKQKKSPEAKTQGRYHSAENILDADAEEEAVCVHERSRSSPSADFYTQNIPSPWRDPHTQQSSYRGKTESSLRCQPDRSPQSVPSVPRNEGPVPGLADHRTKPDAANPSHTTHSSGPRSLSPDPGSQYPSQLPQTKGLLPPPRPHLGPETTSSSQEFLTGAQADPTALQPLSSCSSDTQHHAAAQNSSAGPASPSAPHLSSTSRTNVSRGGGGNEVEKEQLQPPPSSSLLSSWTAAPSFPVTDRARSPSPQFAPPRLTDKPPAVSVQHDSPLRSENALKRTAEMDVNSPVRKVPVRIVHAESSSEREGRAYLPQSSETCSVFQPPVHVPSLSAGERPASSLFSAYTRQDPAQASVSVQESSPAAARRSEEDAKREELARDIMGKDKSLVDILDQSGRKTTMDLMEGLFPTEEQVLEGNHQRRRASSGSRLPTSSPRSMDRREEEDLSVSAASLVPSSSYYNTSAPKAELLIKMKDMQEQLEEQDSEDELDVDLASKKQELISSLARKLEVLREARHSLQEDVEDNEALGREVEATVQRLCQANQLDKFCMFVGDLDKVVSLLLSLSGRLARVENALNSLEDEAPQEEKRTLTEKRKLLMQQHEDAKELKENLDRRERLVSGIMEAHLDPESLDDYRHFVKMKSALIIEQRKLEDKVKLGEEQLKCLVDSLPLEQRPLF; encoded by the exons GAAGAATGATCCGAACTCACGCCCGCATTCCTGGCACTCCTCCAAGCTGACAGAAGAGGAGTCGGAGTCCGCCAGGCGAGACGCCACCACGGCATCGGCCTGGCAGCCAAAACATGACGCAAG GCCCAAAGAGTCTAATGAAGGGGACCAGAACTCCCAGTGTCAGCTAACCAGCCGGTTGAGCTCAGGGAACAACATGGAGAAGCTGGAGCGTCCCTCTCATCCATTCCCACCAGGTCGTCTTTCCCCGAACAAATACATCAGCAGTGCTGAGCCGCTCTGTGGACCAGGAGGCAAAAGAGACTCCGCCTTCAGCTGTTTCTCCATCACCTCCAGTCCTCCTGTTCATGACCACAGAACATCTGTTAGGAAGGGTACCAGcactgaaaacattttcttcaaggGCCCTCAGCAGGCGGATCGGCCCAGGTACCCACAGCCGACGCTGGGGACCGGAGGCTGGGAGGGGTCCCGGGGCGAGGAGCAGACTGCCTCTCGGGTGTCTGTTGCAGGGAGGCCCAGCGTGGGCCCAGTGTGGCAGGTACCAGAGAAGAAGTCCcagtctcctcctccaccaccgccTCCCCTGCGCAGTGACAGTTTTGCGGCCACAAAGGTTTTCCCGTACCCTGAAGGGCCCAGTGGTCCTGCAAAGACCCACGGCAGGTCCTTtgaaaaactgacagaaaacCACCTCAGATCTCAGCCGGAGAAACCCTCACAGGCCAGATGTAGCTTCAACCCCCTGCCCGCCAAAGACTTCCTCCACCCCGACACGGCTGCCgaccacaaccacaaccagcTGCACGCCAACAAACTCTTCTCACTGTCCAGCAACGATGTCAGACAGTCTCATTACACACAGCTACCTGCCCACCAGAGGCAACACAGTGACGAAAGCCCCTTCTCCGTGCAGACCAGGTCAGCACCTCCCACCAAGATCCAGAGTGTAGGAAGCTACTATCGCAGCCTCCAGGATCTGCCCACAAACATCTTCAGCCGGAAACACGTGCGGCACTCCACAGCATCCATGGCAAGCTCTCTTGCAAACCCAAACCAGGAGAACGGGGGTCACAACCGATACTACGGCCTCGTAACCAAGCATGTGGTTCAGACTGCTGAGCTCCATGTTAGGCACGGCAAAGCAGAGGTTCGGAGGGGGGAAACGGAGAAACCGCAACGGGTTAACAGCAATGAACCAGGCTTCCCAAGTACCTTAAAGACAAATGGTAAGACGAAATACCCTCTACCTCAGTCCCAGCTGCCTTATGGTGACGTTAAGGAGCGCAGTGGTCATTCCCATCCGGGGAACGGCCTACATTATGACCGCCAGACCTCTGAACTTTCCAATCAAAGCCGCGGCCTCGAGGATGCTGCAAAGAGAGGTGAAGGGCACGTTAATGACCCAAAAAGACACGTCACAACACATCACGGTAATGAACATAAGGTCGGTCTTTCACGGCACAAAGACCCATGGGTGCCGCAAGAAGACCACCGAATATCCCCCCTGAAAACCCCTCTTCTCCACTCGCTGGCGCAGGAGAGTAGAAGTCTGGCCGCGAGGCAACCAGCAGCTACGACCACGGTTTCCACACAGGATGCCGGTGACACCGTGGCAGCCAACAGTGGAAAAACGAACCGCCGCAGCGACCGTTATGCCACCACCCTCCGCAACGAGATCCAGCAGAAGCGAGCCCAGCTGCAAAAGAGCCGCAGCGCTGCGACCCTGACATGCgatgaggaggcagaggagtGGAGAGCCACAAAGACATCTATGTCTTCTGGTGTCTCCTCCTCCAACACCTACAAGGACCACCTGAAAGAGGCGCAGGCCAGGGTCCTCCAGGCCACCTCCTTCCAGAGACGGGACCTTGAGCCTCTTGGACCAGAGGCGCCGGTCGTTAAAACCTCCAATGGACGCATTAGAGGACGAAAGCGCTTCCCCCTGGCCAAGAGGATGCACTCCTTCTCAGAGCCTGACAAGATAAACAAAGTGGGAGTGGAGGGAGAACCTCAGACGGGGTCTTTCGGAGAGCGGAGGAAGTTCTTTGAGGCCAAACCAGCGTTTTCCAGGCCCGTGCTGAAGTCCAGTCAGGGTGCAAACTTGAACGTGGAGCTTGGTGAGATGGGAAAACCCAAAGAGAGAACCCCCTTTGCAGAGGAGGAGGCTCACCCATCTGCAGATCCCACACACCTCAGCCCCGGACACAAGCAGGTCTTGGTAGACCAGCAGAGGCTTGGGACCTTCGCTGAGTACCAGGCTACGTGGAACAAACAGAAGAAGTCACCAGAGGCCAAGACGCAAGGGCGGTATCACTCAGCGGAGAACATCTTGGATGCagatgcagaggaggaggctgtgTGCGTCCACGAGAGATCCCGgtcctctccctctgcagaCTTCTATACACAG AATATTCCTTCTCCATGGAGAGACCCTCACACCCAGCAGAGCAGTTACAG AGGAAAAACGGAGAGCAGCCTGCGATGCCAGCCCGACCGCAGCCCACAGTCGGTCCCTTCAGTCCCCAGAAACGAGGGCCCGGTCCCAGGCCTCGCTGACCACAGGACCAAACCAGACGCTGCCAATCCCTCCCACACAACTCACTCCTCCGGCCCTCGCAGCCTCAGCCCCGACCCAGGATCCCAGTACCCATCCCAGCTTCCACAAACTAAGGGCCTCCTGCCTCCGCCCAGGCCCCATTTAGGCCCTGAAACCACATCCTCCTCCCAGGAATTCCTCACTGGCGCCCAGGCAGACCCGACAGCGCTCCAGCCTCTGTCCAGCTGCAGCTCGGACACCCAGCACCATGCTGCTGCCCAGAACTCCTCCGCTGGCCCCGCCTCGCCCAGCGCCCCTCACCTCAGCAGCACGTCCAGAACCAACGTgagcagaggaggtggaggaaacGAGGTGGAGAAGGAGCAACTGCAGCCACCTCCCTCGtcctccctgctctcctcctggaCAGCAGCTCCGTCTTTTCCTGTGACAGACAGAGCACGGTCTCCCTCGCCACAGTTTGCACCGCCGAGACTGACGGACAAACCGCCGGCCGTGTCCGTGCAGCACGACTCACCTCTCAG GTCAGAAAATGCTTTGAAGCGGACAGCAGAGATGGATGTGAACAGTCCGGTGAGGAAAGTCCCCGTGAGGATCGTCCACGCTGAGTCCAGCTCGGAGCGAGAAGGCCGGGCCTACCTGCCTCAGAGCAGCGAGACCTGCAGCGTCTTCCAGCCTCCGGTCCACGTCCCCTCCCTGAGCGCCGGCGAGCGCCCGGCCTCCTCCCTGTTCAGCGCCTACACCCGCCAGGACCCGGCTCAGGCTTCGGTGTCAGTCCAGGAGTCCAGTCCGGCGGCGGCTCGGCGCTCAGAGGAGGACGCCAAGAGAGAGGAGCTGGCCAGGGACATCATGGGTAAAGACAAGTCCCTGGTGGACATCTTGGACCAGAGTGGCAGGAAGACCACCATGGACCTGATGGAAGGACTCTTCCCCACAGAGGAGCAGGTCCTGGAGGGGAACCACCAGCGCAGGAGGGCCTCCTCTGGATCCAGACTGCCCACCTCCTCCCCCAGGAGCATGGACAG gagggaggaggaggacttgTCCGTCTCAGCAGCCTCCCTGGTCCCCAGCTCCTCATACTACAACACATCGGCTCCCAAAGCCGAGCTCCTCATCAAGATGAAGGACAtgcaggagcagctggaggagcaggacTCTGAGGACGAGCTGGACGTCGACCTCGCCAGTAAAAAG CAAGAGCTGATCTCCAGCCTGGCCAGGAAGCTGGAGGTTCTGCGTGAGGCCCGGCACAGCCTGCAGGAGGACGTGGAGGACAACGAGGCTCTGGGCCGGGAGGTGGAGGCCACGGTGCAGCGTCTCTGTCAGGCCAACCAGCTCGACAAGTTCTGCATGTTCGTAGGCGACCTGGACAAGGTGGTGAGCCTGCTGCTGTCGCTGTCGGGGAGGCTCGCCCGGGTGGAGAACGCCCTGAACAGCCTGGAGGACGAGGCCCCGCAGGAGGAGAAG AGAACGCTGACGGAGAAGCGTAAGCTGCTGATGCAGCAGCACGAGGACGCCAAGGAGCTGAAGGAGAACCTGGACCGTCGGGAGCGGCTGGTTTCCGGCATCATGGAGGCCCACCTGGACCCAGAGAGCCTGGACGACTACCGACACTTTGTGAAGATGAAGTCAGCGCTCATCATCGAGCAGCGCAAACTGGAGGACAAGGTCAAGCTGGGCGAGGAGCAGCTGAAGTGCCTGGTGGACAGTCTGCCGCTGGAGCAGAGGCCGCTGTTCTGA
- the LOC129111504 gene encoding protein Shroom2-like isoform X2, which yields MEKLERPSHPFPPGRLSPNKYISSAEPLCGPGGKRDSAFSCFSITSSPPVHDHRTSVRKGTSTENIFFKGPQQADRPRYPQPTLGTGGWEGSRGEEQTASRVSVAGRPSVGPVWQVPEKKSQSPPPPPPPLRSDSFAATKVFPYPEGPSGPAKTHGRSFEKLTENHLRSQPEKPSQARCSFNPLPAKDFLHPDTAADHNHNQLHANKLFSLSSNDVRQSHYTQLPAHQRQHSDESPFSVQTRSAPPTKIQSVGSYYRSLQDLPTNIFSRKHVRHSTASMASSLANPNQENGGHNRYYGLVTKHVVQTAELHVRHGKAEVRRGETEKPQRVNSNEPGFPSTLKTNGKTKYPLPQSQLPYGDVKERSGHSHPGNGLHYDRQTSELSNQSRGLEDAAKRGEGHVNDPKRHVTTHHGNEHKVGLSRHKDPWVPQEDHRISPLKTPLLHSLAQESRSLAARQPAATTTVSTQDAGDTVAANSGKTNRRSDRYATTLRNEIQQKRAQLQKSRSAATLTCDEEAEEWRATKTSMSSGVSSSNTYKDHLKEAQARVLQATSFQRRDLEPLGPEAPVVKTSNGRIRGRKRFPLAKRMHSFSEPDKINKVGVEGEPQTGSFGERRKFFEAKPAFSRPVLKSSQGANLNVELGEMGKPKERTPFAEEEAHPSADPTHLSPGHKQVLVDQQRLGTFAEYQATWNKQKKSPEAKTQGRYHSAENILDADAEEEAVCVHERSRSSPSADFYTQNIPSPWRDPHTQQSSYRGKTESSLRCQPDRSPQSVPSVPRNEGPVPGLADHRTKPDAANPSHTTHSSGPRSLSPDPGSQYPSQLPQTKGLLPPPRPHLGPETTSSSQEFLTGAQADPTALQPLSSCSSDTQHHAAAQNSSAGPASPSAPHLSSTSRTNVSRGGGGNEVEKEQLQPPPSSSLLSSWTAAPSFPVTDRARSPSPQFAPPRLTDKPPAVSVQHDSPLRSENALKRTAEMDVNSPVRKVPVRIVHAESSSEREGRAYLPQSSETCSVFQPPVHVPSLSAGERPASSLFSAYTRQDPAQASVSVQESSPAAARRSEEDAKREELARDIMGKDKSLVDILDQSGRKTTMDLMEGLFPTEEQVLEGNHQRRRASSGSRLPTSSPRSMDRREEEDLSVSAASLVPSSSYYNTSAPKAELLIKMKDMQEQLEEQDSEDELDVDLASKKQELISSLARKLEVLREARHSLQEDVEDNEALGREVEATVQRLCQANQLDKFCMFVGDLDKVVSLLLSLSGRLARVENALNSLEDEAPQEEKRTLTEKRKLLMQQHEDAKELKENLDRRERLVSGIMEAHLDPESLDDYRHFVKMKSALIIEQRKLEDKVKLGEEQLKCLVDSLPLEQRPLF from the exons ATGGAGAAGCTGGAGCGTCCCTCTCATCCATTCCCACCAGGTCGTCTTTCCCCGAACAAATACATCAGCAGTGCTGAGCCGCTCTGTGGACCAGGAGGCAAAAGAGACTCCGCCTTCAGCTGTTTCTCCATCACCTCCAGTCCTCCTGTTCATGACCACAGAACATCTGTTAGGAAGGGTACCAGcactgaaaacattttcttcaaggGCCCTCAGCAGGCGGATCGGCCCAGGTACCCACAGCCGACGCTGGGGACCGGAGGCTGGGAGGGGTCCCGGGGCGAGGAGCAGACTGCCTCTCGGGTGTCTGTTGCAGGGAGGCCCAGCGTGGGCCCAGTGTGGCAGGTACCAGAGAAGAAGTCCcagtctcctcctccaccaccgccTCCCCTGCGCAGTGACAGTTTTGCGGCCACAAAGGTTTTCCCGTACCCTGAAGGGCCCAGTGGTCCTGCAAAGACCCACGGCAGGTCCTTtgaaaaactgacagaaaacCACCTCAGATCTCAGCCGGAGAAACCCTCACAGGCCAGATGTAGCTTCAACCCCCTGCCCGCCAAAGACTTCCTCCACCCCGACACGGCTGCCgaccacaaccacaaccagcTGCACGCCAACAAACTCTTCTCACTGTCCAGCAACGATGTCAGACAGTCTCATTACACACAGCTACCTGCCCACCAGAGGCAACACAGTGACGAAAGCCCCTTCTCCGTGCAGACCAGGTCAGCACCTCCCACCAAGATCCAGAGTGTAGGAAGCTACTATCGCAGCCTCCAGGATCTGCCCACAAACATCTTCAGCCGGAAACACGTGCGGCACTCCACAGCATCCATGGCAAGCTCTCTTGCAAACCCAAACCAGGAGAACGGGGGTCACAACCGATACTACGGCCTCGTAACCAAGCATGTGGTTCAGACTGCTGAGCTCCATGTTAGGCACGGCAAAGCAGAGGTTCGGAGGGGGGAAACGGAGAAACCGCAACGGGTTAACAGCAATGAACCAGGCTTCCCAAGTACCTTAAAGACAAATGGTAAGACGAAATACCCTCTACCTCAGTCCCAGCTGCCTTATGGTGACGTTAAGGAGCGCAGTGGTCATTCCCATCCGGGGAACGGCCTACATTATGACCGCCAGACCTCTGAACTTTCCAATCAAAGCCGCGGCCTCGAGGATGCTGCAAAGAGAGGTGAAGGGCACGTTAATGACCCAAAAAGACACGTCACAACACATCACGGTAATGAACATAAGGTCGGTCTTTCACGGCACAAAGACCCATGGGTGCCGCAAGAAGACCACCGAATATCCCCCCTGAAAACCCCTCTTCTCCACTCGCTGGCGCAGGAGAGTAGAAGTCTGGCCGCGAGGCAACCAGCAGCTACGACCACGGTTTCCACACAGGATGCCGGTGACACCGTGGCAGCCAACAGTGGAAAAACGAACCGCCGCAGCGACCGTTATGCCACCACCCTCCGCAACGAGATCCAGCAGAAGCGAGCCCAGCTGCAAAAGAGCCGCAGCGCTGCGACCCTGACATGCgatgaggaggcagaggagtGGAGAGCCACAAAGACATCTATGTCTTCTGGTGTCTCCTCCTCCAACACCTACAAGGACCACCTGAAAGAGGCGCAGGCCAGGGTCCTCCAGGCCACCTCCTTCCAGAGACGGGACCTTGAGCCTCTTGGACCAGAGGCGCCGGTCGTTAAAACCTCCAATGGACGCATTAGAGGACGAAAGCGCTTCCCCCTGGCCAAGAGGATGCACTCCTTCTCAGAGCCTGACAAGATAAACAAAGTGGGAGTGGAGGGAGAACCTCAGACGGGGTCTTTCGGAGAGCGGAGGAAGTTCTTTGAGGCCAAACCAGCGTTTTCCAGGCCCGTGCTGAAGTCCAGTCAGGGTGCAAACTTGAACGTGGAGCTTGGTGAGATGGGAAAACCCAAAGAGAGAACCCCCTTTGCAGAGGAGGAGGCTCACCCATCTGCAGATCCCACACACCTCAGCCCCGGACACAAGCAGGTCTTGGTAGACCAGCAGAGGCTTGGGACCTTCGCTGAGTACCAGGCTACGTGGAACAAACAGAAGAAGTCACCAGAGGCCAAGACGCAAGGGCGGTATCACTCAGCGGAGAACATCTTGGATGCagatgcagaggaggaggctgtgTGCGTCCACGAGAGATCCCGgtcctctccctctgcagaCTTCTATACACAG AATATTCCTTCTCCATGGAGAGACCCTCACACCCAGCAGAGCAGTTACAG AGGAAAAACGGAGAGCAGCCTGCGATGCCAGCCCGACCGCAGCCCACAGTCGGTCCCTTCAGTCCCCAGAAACGAGGGCCCGGTCCCAGGCCTCGCTGACCACAGGACCAAACCAGACGCTGCCAATCCCTCCCACACAACTCACTCCTCCGGCCCTCGCAGCCTCAGCCCCGACCCAGGATCCCAGTACCCATCCCAGCTTCCACAAACTAAGGGCCTCCTGCCTCCGCCCAGGCCCCATTTAGGCCCTGAAACCACATCCTCCTCCCAGGAATTCCTCACTGGCGCCCAGGCAGACCCGACAGCGCTCCAGCCTCTGTCCAGCTGCAGCTCGGACACCCAGCACCATGCTGCTGCCCAGAACTCCTCCGCTGGCCCCGCCTCGCCCAGCGCCCCTCACCTCAGCAGCACGTCCAGAACCAACGTgagcagaggaggtggaggaaacGAGGTGGAGAAGGAGCAACTGCAGCCACCTCCCTCGtcctccctgctctcctcctggaCAGCAGCTCCGTCTTTTCCTGTGACAGACAGAGCACGGTCTCCCTCGCCACAGTTTGCACCGCCGAGACTGACGGACAAACCGCCGGCCGTGTCCGTGCAGCACGACTCACCTCTCAG GTCAGAAAATGCTTTGAAGCGGACAGCAGAGATGGATGTGAACAGTCCGGTGAGGAAAGTCCCCGTGAGGATCGTCCACGCTGAGTCCAGCTCGGAGCGAGAAGGCCGGGCCTACCTGCCTCAGAGCAGCGAGACCTGCAGCGTCTTCCAGCCTCCGGTCCACGTCCCCTCCCTGAGCGCCGGCGAGCGCCCGGCCTCCTCCCTGTTCAGCGCCTACACCCGCCAGGACCCGGCTCAGGCTTCGGTGTCAGTCCAGGAGTCCAGTCCGGCGGCGGCTCGGCGCTCAGAGGAGGACGCCAAGAGAGAGGAGCTGGCCAGGGACATCATGGGTAAAGACAAGTCCCTGGTGGACATCTTGGACCAGAGTGGCAGGAAGACCACCATGGACCTGATGGAAGGACTCTTCCCCACAGAGGAGCAGGTCCTGGAGGGGAACCACCAGCGCAGGAGGGCCTCCTCTGGATCCAGACTGCCCACCTCCTCCCCCAGGAGCATGGACAG gagggaggaggaggacttgTCCGTCTCAGCAGCCTCCCTGGTCCCCAGCTCCTCATACTACAACACATCGGCTCCCAAAGCCGAGCTCCTCATCAAGATGAAGGACAtgcaggagcagctggaggagcaggacTCTGAGGACGAGCTGGACGTCGACCTCGCCAGTAAAAAG CAAGAGCTGATCTCCAGCCTGGCCAGGAAGCTGGAGGTTCTGCGTGAGGCCCGGCACAGCCTGCAGGAGGACGTGGAGGACAACGAGGCTCTGGGCCGGGAGGTGGAGGCCACGGTGCAGCGTCTCTGTCAGGCCAACCAGCTCGACAAGTTCTGCATGTTCGTAGGCGACCTGGACAAGGTGGTGAGCCTGCTGCTGTCGCTGTCGGGGAGGCTCGCCCGGGTGGAGAACGCCCTGAACAGCCTGGAGGACGAGGCCCCGCAGGAGGAGAAG AGAACGCTGACGGAGAAGCGTAAGCTGCTGATGCAGCAGCACGAGGACGCCAAGGAGCTGAAGGAGAACCTGGACCGTCGGGAGCGGCTGGTTTCCGGCATCATGGAGGCCCACCTGGACCCAGAGAGCCTGGACGACTACCGACACTTTGTGAAGATGAAGTCAGCGCTCATCATCGAGCAGCGCAAACTGGAGGACAAGGTCAAGCTGGGCGAGGAGCAGCTGAAGTGCCTGGTGGACAGTCTGCCGCTGGAGCAGAGGCCGCTGTTCTGA